A genomic window from Leishmania major strain Friedlin complete genome, chromosome 16 includes:
- a CDS encoding putative cytochrome c, whose amino-acid sequence MPPKARAPLPPGDVERGEKLFKGRAAQCHTATKGGSNGVGPNLFGIVNRPSGKVEGFTYSKANAESGVIWTPEVLDVYLENPKKFMPGTKMSFAGIKKPQERADVIAYLETLK is encoded by the coding sequence ATGCCGCCGAAGGCTCGTGCCCCTCTGCCGCCTGGTGACGTGGAGCGCGGCGAGAAGCTGTTCAAGGGCCGCGCTGCTCAGTGCCACACCGCGACCAAGGGCGGCTCGAACGGTGTGGGCCCGAACCTGTTCGGCATCGTCAACCGTCCCTCCGGCAAGGTCGAGGGCTTCACGTACAGCAAGGCGAACGCCGAGTCAGGCGTAATCTGGACGCCGGAAGTGCTGGACGTGTACCTGGAGAACCCGAAGAAGTTTATGCCTGGCACGAAGATGTCGTTTGCCGGCATCAAGAAGCCGCAAGAGCGCGCTGACGTGATCGCGTACCTCGAGACTCTCAAGTAA